From Bacteroidota bacterium, the proteins below share one genomic window:
- a CDS encoding glycosyltransferase family 2 protein — protein MISVIITAYNYDKYIERAIRSVLNQTLERKKFEIIIVNDASTDATKEILKNYDSEIRLIHLEKNVGLAEARNTGIKKARGQFVVFLDADDYMHNELLRMQSLFLIENNNLDAVSVDYFLVDEKENHQELISAEKKPIACGIMFRKERLFDIGLYDKNFRAREEEDLRKRFLQKYKIYNIILPLYRYRKHNGNLTNNKKTMRTYLKLLKQKHKK, from the coding sequence ATGATATCTGTAATTATTACTGCGTACAATTACGATAAATATATTGAGCGCGCTATTCGTAGCGTATTGAATCAAACGCTTGAGAGAAAAAAATTTGAAATCATTATTGTAAACGATGCAAGCACGGACGCTACCAAAGAGATTCTTAAAAATTATGACAGTGAAATCCGATTGATTCATTTAGAAAAAAATGTTGGTTTAGCAGAAGCCCGTAACACCGGAATTAAAAAGGCGAGGGGACAATTTGTAGTTTTTCTCGATGCCGATGATTACATGCACAATGAATTGCTCAGAATGCAATCTTTATTCCTTATAGAAAACAATAACCTTGATGCGGTATCTGTTGATTACTTTCTTGTAGATGAAAAAGAAAATCATCAGGAACTTATTTCAGCAGAAAAAAAACCGATTGCCTGTGGGATAATGTTCCGAAAGGAGCGACTTTTTGATATAGGGCTCTATGATAAAAATTTCAGGGCGCGCGAAGAAGAGGACTTGCGAAAAAGATTTCTTCAGAAATATAAAATCTATAATATTATTCTTCCTCTCTACAGGTATAGAAAGCATAACGGCAATCTGACTAATAATAAAAAGACGATGCGCACTTATTTAAAGTTGCTCAAACAAAAACATAAAAAATAA
- a CDS encoding glycosyltransferase family 4 protein yields MKKYNIALFHIGISNLSGGGGAQRFFIDFFYRYYNGSPKHNLFFFTDKNSYNDITLKSDYQKIRKRILKLLNINNRFKKILENIHLLYIIIVYRLDLIHICQYYHETFYDKLIFIQKLPKNIRPKIVINFIHCTFPYEYNNTGSKAFKIFHQKFDPLFQNIKIDGIYSWYDLFKEYVEKNKIIRSNPFIYPVKYCFCNSENFFPANEKKNIIVFAAWLTAQKNPLMFIEAINLLDKSFLEGWKVLICGQGEQEEIVKQKIKDYHLADWAELRNNVTDMAAIFNESKCFVSTQEYENFTSLSMNEAMASGNAIIARNVGQTYYYVKENSNGFLAKEDSAKGIADCLINYLKHPALHERMQKESVRICYEVHTANNFIKEIDDFWEKIFKN; encoded by the coding sequence ATGAAAAAGTATAATATAGCTTTATTTCATATAGGCATTTCCAACTTATCCGGAGGTGGCGGAGCGCAGCGTTTCTTTATTGATTTTTTCTACCGCTATTATAACGGCTCTCCAAAGCATAATCTTTTCTTCTTTACTGATAAAAACTCTTATAATGATATTACTCTTAAATCCGATTATCAGAAAATCAGAAAAAGGATTTTAAAACTTCTTAACATAAACAACCGGTTTAAAAAAATACTTGAAAACATTCACCTGTTATATATTATAATCGTATACCGCCTGGACCTCATTCATATTTGCCAGTATTACCATGAGACCTTTTATGACAAATTGATATTTATCCAGAAACTTCCCAAAAACATTCGTCCGAAAATTGTAATTAATTTTATCCACTGCACTTTTCCATATGAGTATAACAATACAGGCAGTAAAGCATTTAAAATTTTTCACCAGAAATTTGACCCACTGTTTCAAAATATTAAAATTGATGGAATATATTCATGGTATGATTTATTTAAAGAATATGTCGAAAAGAATAAAATCATACGATCGAATCCTTTTATATATCCCGTTAAATATTGTTTTTGTAATTCAGAAAATTTTTTTCCGGCAAATGAAAAAAAAAACATAATTGTGTTCGCAGCATGGTTAACCGCCCAAAAAAATCCTTTAATGTTTATCGAGGCAATTAATTTATTGGATAAATCCTTTTTGGAAGGGTGGAAAGTGTTAATTTGCGGTCAGGGAGAACAGGAGGAAATCGTAAAGCAAAAAATAAAAGATTATCATCTTGCAGATTGGGCCGAATTAAGAAACAACGTAACCGATATGGCCGCCATCTTTAATGAATCAAAATGTTTTGTTTCCACTCAGGAGTATGAAAACTTCACTTCGCTTTCAATGAACGAAGCCATGGCAAGCGGTAATGCAATTATTGCAAGAAATGTTGGACAGACATACTATTATGTTAAAGAAAATAGTAATGGATTCCTGGCAAAAGAAGATAGCGCAAAGGGAATAGCTGACTGCTTAATAAATTATCTTAAACATCCCGCATTGCATGAAAGAATGCAAAAAGAAAGCGTAAGAATTTGCTATGAAGTGCACACAGCAAATAATTTTATTAAAGAAATAGATGACTTCTGGGAGAAAATATTTAAAAACTAA
- a CDS encoding class I SAM-dependent methyltransferase yields the protein MEGLKDFLSDKKRILDAGCGNGRVTALLREHSHSTETEVGGIDLVSAGVAQSNLSGYKNIWIKSFDLLADLSSLGKFDFIYCQEVLHHTENPKKAFENLSCLLESNGEIAIYVYKQKAPVREFVDDYVRQKISRLSYEEAMKACEQITQLGKTLSGLKTKVKIPAVEILDIEEGEYDIHRFFYHFYMKCFWNEGISFHDNAVINYDWYHPQNCSRHTLPEVRDWFRSSGLKIVHEHIDRYGITLRGRK from the coding sequence TTGGAAGGATTAAAAGATTTTCTTTCCGATAAAAAAAGAATTTTAGATGCCGGTTGCGGTAACGGGCGCGTTACAGCATTGCTCCGCGAACATTCCCATTCGACAGAAACAGAAGTGGGCGGTATCGACCTTGTTTCTGCCGGGGTCGCTCAAAGCAACTTAAGCGGATATAAAAATATTTGGATCAAATCCTTTGATTTGCTGGCTGATTTATCCTCTCTTGGAAAATTTGATTTCATTTATTGTCAGGAAGTGTTGCATCATACGGAAAATCCCAAAAAAGCATTTGAGAATTTGTCTTGCTTGTTGGAATCCAATGGAGAAATTGCCATTTATGTCTATAAGCAAAAAGCTCCCGTAAGGGAATTTGTCGATGATTATGTAAGGCAAAAAATTTCCCGGCTTTCCTATGAGGAGGCAATGAAAGCGTGCGAGCAAATCACTCAATTGGGGAAAACCCTTTCGGGTTTAAAAACAAAAGTTAAAATTCCCGCTGTGGAGATTCTGGACATAGAAGAAGGAGAATATGACATCCATCGTTTTTTTTATCATTTTTATATGAAATGTTTTTGGAATGAGGGTATTTCTTTTCATGATAATGCGGTTATCAATTATGATTGGTATCATCCTCAGAATTGTTCCCGCCATACCTTGCCTGAAGTCCGGGATTGGTTTCGGTCATCCGGATTAAAAATTGTGCATGAGCATATTGACCGTTATGGCATAACTTTGCGTGGAAGAAAATAA
- a CDS encoding NAD(P)-dependent oxidoreductase, whose product MKILITGASGLIGSSLVNKITEGNEIFILNHNRKLQNEFSKKVKTIFCDLSEDWNVNFLPEKIDAIIHLAQSEHFREFPEKSEEIFRVNTLSTLKLLNYAKYSDAKKFIYASSGGIYGNNESGFNEDTPVVSNNDIGFYLSTKLCSEIIAENYNSFFDVITLRFFFVYGKNQKCSMLIPRLVDSVKQEKPIILQGKEGIKINPVHVEDAASAVIKTMALNGSHKINIAGPEILSIKQIAETIGGKLQKKPLFEIKNIESKNLIGDIGKMCKLLSVPKVNFSEGITALI is encoded by the coding sequence TTGAAAATACTCATTACAGGTGCAAGCGGATTAATCGGGAGTTCTCTTGTAAATAAAATTACAGAAGGGAATGAAATTTTTATATTGAATCATAACCGTAAATTGCAAAATGAATTTTCAAAAAAAGTGAAAACTATTTTTTGCGATTTATCGGAAGATTGGAATGTAAATTTTCTTCCTGAAAAAATAGATGCCATTATTCATCTCGCGCAATCTGAGCATTTCAGAGAGTTTCCGGAGAAATCAGAAGAAATTTTCAGAGTAAACACACTTAGCACTCTTAAATTGCTAAACTATGCAAAGTATTCTGACGCAAAAAAATTTATTTATGCTTCTTCAGGAGGAATTTATGGGAACAATGAATCCGGTTTTAATGAAGATACCCCTGTAGTTTCAAATAATGATATTGGATTTTATCTTAGCACAAAATTATGCTCAGAAATAATTGCTGAAAACTATAATTCTTTTTTTGATGTAATAACATTGCGTTTCTTTTTTGTGTATGGAAAAAATCAAAAATGTTCCATGCTGATTCCTCGTCTCGTTGACTCTGTTAAGCAAGAGAAACCAATTATTTTGCAGGGCAAAGAAGGTATTAAAATAAATCCGGTTCATGTAGAGGATGCAGCCTCAGCAGTAATTAAAACAATGGCCTTAAATGGCAGCCATAAAATCAATATTGCAGGCCCCGAAATACTATCTATTAAACAAATTGCAGAAACTATTGGCGGAAAATTGCAGAAGAAGCCATTGTTCGAAATAAAAAACATTGAATCAAAAAACCTCATTGGCGATATTGGCAAAATGTGTAAATTGCTTTCTGTCCCTAAAGTAAATTTCAGCGAAGGAATAACAGCATTAATTTAG
- a CDS encoding glycosyltransferase, with amino-acid sequence MTVFFGRIIYYFFSVYWNVIAFSYRKSKQGCEPRIFFGMEPLINNKYWANALKKAGYKAQTVMKQYYGSINQKNDFDLYVEDILKDNYWVMPTFFKYTFRHYFVFDFLLKHFDIFHISCDGIILNETPFRFNEGRWIKKFGGKIVVIPYGGDFLQYSMISNFSYLHGLLTHYPKQSVNEALISKSVEYWGKECDAFIASNILEGKSRWDVLPFCNLSIDTQQWEIKKEYNLKDGVNEEVVVVHSPNHKTIKGSEFIVNAVEELRKEGLKVRFILIEKFQNEDVRRILSYEADILAEQLLVGYAMSAVEGMALGLPVISNLEYEPYTRVYRRFSYLNESPVLSSTPENIKENLKILIRNPQLRKELGMAGRKYVEKYHSEKTAQYMFGKIYDKIWFGKTEIDLMNMFHPLNPNSYNSQSPKVEHPLVENKIPSELFQNLNK; translated from the coding sequence ATGACTGTTTTTTTTGGCAGAATTATTTATTATTTTTTTTCGGTTTATTGGAATGTGATTGCTTTTTCCTATCGTAAATCAAAACAGGGCTGCGAGCCAAGAATTTTTTTTGGAATGGAGCCATTGATTAATAATAAATATTGGGCGAATGCTCTGAAAAAAGCAGGATACAAAGCTCAAACCGTAATGAAGCAATATTATGGCAGTATAAATCAAAAAAATGATTTTGATTTGTATGTGGAGGATATTCTTAAGGACAACTACTGGGTTATGCCGACTTTTTTCAAATATACATTCAGGCATTATTTTGTTTTTGATTTTCTTCTCAAGCATTTTGACATATTTCACATTTCATGTGACGGAATAATCTTAAATGAAACGCCTTTTCGGTTTAATGAGGGAAGATGGATTAAGAAGTTTGGAGGGAAAATAGTTGTTATTCCTTATGGCGGTGATTTTTTGCAGTATTCCATGATTTCAAATTTTTCTTATCTCCATGGCTTACTGACTCATTATCCTAAACAATCAGTAAATGAAGCACTTATATCAAAATCTGTAGAGTACTGGGGAAAGGAGTGCGATGCTTTCATTGCCAGCAATATTCTGGAAGGAAAATCACGGTGGGATGTTTTGCCTTTCTGTAATTTATCCATAGATACGCAGCAATGGGAAATCAAGAAAGAATATAATTTAAAAGATGGGGTTAATGAAGAAGTTGTGGTAGTCCATTCTCCGAATCATAAAACAATTAAAGGTTCTGAATTTATTGTAAATGCAGTAGAAGAATTGAGGAAAGAAGGATTAAAAGTCCGGTTCATATTAATTGAAAAATTCCAGAATGAAGATGTGAGAAGAATTTTATCCTACGAAGCGGACATACTTGCAGAACAGCTGCTGGTCGGTTATGCAATGAGCGCTGTTGAAGGAATGGCGTTGGGGCTGCCCGTCATATCGAACCTGGAATATGAGCCTTATACACGCGTCTACAGGAGATTTTCATATCTTAATGAAAGCCCTGTTTTATCCTCAACTCCCGAAAACATTAAAGAGAATTTAAAAATCCTGATTCGTAATCCGCAACTCAGAAAAGAACTGGGAATGGCAGGAAGAAAATACGTGGAGAAATATCATTCCGAAAAAACAGCGCAGTATATGTTTGGAAAGATTTATGATAAAATCTGGTTTGGGAAAACGGAAATTGATTTAATGAATATGTTTCATCCTCTAAATCCAAATTCTTATAATAGCCAAAGCCCCAAGGTTGAACATCCATTGGTAGAAAATAAAATTCCGTCTGAATTATTTCAAAATCTAAACAAGTAA
- a CDS encoding ATP-grasp domain-containing protein — protein sequence MIDRVMSSFIAVLGGNTMAMPAVKHLRESGYKVIVLDKKPCADSYAIASETIVADLYNPSEVINSLKKYKLDAVMALNDFAVRSASAASKEFKLPGFSAEAAENVLQKSRMKKLWIDAGLKTAYSKSFNAKNVMSGKKIDWEFFPCILKPSFAGGASRGVYFIRSLEELRNKLKESLKFYLADEFLLEEYIEGTEHTVEVLIHDGNTTIISISDKKNYENSYTIVQKLYFPGETGHRHKEEITRIVDKACKVLGLNFGSAHFEIIISDNNVYLLEVGGRPGGGLNFFPIGYISTGYDYPLELARILSGKPPLLERHTQTYQLGWYFWSSPLGILKEVKGIEDVKKNPSVIACELLVREGQMLTPDFKNDMERPGYILVKGKDKKEVDDLINYMAPKVEFIVEF from the coding sequence TTGATTGATCGGGTTATGAGTTCGTTCATTGCTGTGTTGGGTGGCAATACAATGGCGATGCCTGCGGTAAAACATTTACGCGAATCAGGGTATAAGGTCATTGTTCTGGATAAAAAACCTTGCGCTGATTCCTATGCCATCGCATCTGAAACAATCGTTGCTGACTTGTACAATCCATCCGAGGTTATTAATTCGCTGAAGAAATATAAACTCGATGCCGTTATGGCGCTGAATGATTTTGCAGTGCGCTCTGCTTCTGCTGCCAGCAAAGAATTTAAACTGCCGGGTTTTTCTGCCGAAGCGGCTGAAAATGTTTTGCAGAAATCGCGCATGAAAAAATTATGGATAGATGCCGGCTTAAAAACCGCCTATTCAAAAAGTTTCAATGCAAAAAACGTTATGAGCGGAAAAAAAATTGATTGGGAATTTTTCCCCTGCATATTAAAACCTTCCTTTGCCGGTGGGGCATCCCGTGGAGTTTATTTTATACGTTCTCTTGAAGAACTGCGAAATAAGTTGAAGGAATCCCTGAAATTCTATTTGGCAGATGAATTTTTGCTTGAAGAATATATTGAAGGTACTGAACATACTGTTGAAGTATTAATACATGATGGAAATACTACCATCATTTCAATTTCTGATAAAAAAAATTATGAAAACAGTTACACAATAGTTCAGAAATTATACTTTCCGGGAGAGACAGGACATCGGCATAAAGAAGAAATTACCAGAATAGTTGACAAGGCATGTAAGGTGCTGGGATTAAATTTCGGAAGTGCGCATTTTGAAATTATCATTTCAGATAACAATGTTTATTTGCTGGAAGTTGGAGGAAGGCCTGGCGGAGGTTTGAATTTTTTCCCTATCGGTTATATCTCCACCGGATATGATTATCCTTTGGAACTTGCAAGAATCCTTTCGGGAAAACCTCCCCTGCTTGAAAGACACACCCAAACGTATCAATTAGGATGGTATTTTTGGAGTTCCCCTTTGGGTATTCTTAAAGAAGTAAAAGGAATCGAGGATGTAAAAAAAAATCCGTCAGTGATTGCGTGTGAATTACTTGTCAGGGAAGGGCAAATGCTGACTCCGGATTTCAAAAATGATATGGAACGTCCGGGATATATTTTAGTGAAGGGAAAAGACAAAAAAGAAGTTGACGATTTAATCAATTACATGGCACCGAAGGTTGAATTTATAGTTGAATTCTAA
- a CDS encoding class I SAM-dependent methyltransferase — MKEKDKKKIINRYESRLKQFGPVQKSLGWLRGRQRFRFHYLKQVTGFEKNDSVLDIGCGYGDLWRHLQQNGWKGKYTGIDIVPGLINEANKRYPKINFRLTDITSGKFNEVHDWVFSSGALTSKTEEIDSHEHIRQMLQKMFALCRKGVSANFCSPLVDFESDVNFHPQFDRILKITSELTKRFVLRHDYMPYEFTLYLYKNDAVNTKSNVFQSEMKLYNQLKVID, encoded by the coding sequence ATGAAGGAAAAGGACAAAAAGAAAATAATTAACCGATACGAAAGCAGATTAAAACAATTCGGGCCTGTTCAAAAATCTTTGGGATGGTTGAGGGGAAGGCAGCGGTTCCGGTTTCATTATCTCAAACAAGTAACGGGCTTTGAAAAAAATGACAGCGTGCTTGATATTGGATGCGGATACGGAGATTTGTGGAGACATCTCCAGCAGAATGGATGGAAAGGAAAATACACCGGCATTGATATAGTTCCCGGATTAATTAATGAAGCAAACAAGCGCTATCCAAAAATTAATTTCAGATTAACCGACATCACTTCCGGAAAATTTAACGAAGTGCACGATTGGGTTTTTTCGTCCGGAGCACTTACGAGTAAAACGGAAGAAATAGATTCCCATGAGCATATCCGGCAGATGCTTCAGAAGATGTTTGCATTATGCCGGAAAGGAGTTAGCGCGAACTTTTGCAGTCCGCTGGTTGATTTTGAATCGGATGTTAATTTTCATCCGCAGTTCGATAGAATTCTGAAAATTACTTCTGAACTCACAAAAAGATTTGTGCTGCGTCATGATTATATGCCGTATGAATTTACTCTTTACTTATATAAAAATGACGCGGTAAATACCAAATCAAATGTGTTTCAATCTGAAATGAAATTATACAATCAACTTAAAGTCATTGATTGA
- a CDS encoding fused MFS/spermidine synthase, translating into MKKTTAFSLLIILLVFFLSGAAALIYQVAWQRLLTVYYGVGFYSVTLIVSIYMFGMGIGGYVGGKLSEKVKEKIKLYLGIEILIGLFGVASPYILDFIGQKTAGVNYFFTAVLLFLFLSLPTLLMGATLPLLVKIYNRIRKDFFRSVSRLYFVNTLGAASGALFATFFIISFFGLDTAVYCASALNLFIGMIVYFSGKKFQTEFSSSEQENANLPDGSKNFIPIHLTYLIVFITGFAAIGYELVWFRIISILTKDSAYAFSTVLFVYLLGLAIGSYFVNNITKKFSFHKKKNFYFMLQFLLGLFVIVSFYLFYQLNTFPNYFSAITDESFNNDTHPLFNSSHGIREFVINYDIFFYPLLFVLIPTIIMGASFPLINEITKRKINAEGNTVGNIYFFNVLGNVMGGMLTGFVLLPLIKTSGTLAVFSSVNTLFLLGTIRRKQNKIPAIILAAILIIFNFLAFPDNYSFYSSIHSNYPHKFKSNNHKTALEEGRQSVIVTYYNDTSVYRNFINGSSHGFRPGYTYYYECLESIRYAKKAENILIIGFGAGSITEAFLKFPSTKKVTLVEINKTLLDNFAKIPEIKNILFHPKLITVIEDGRRFLNSVNEKFDIILLDPLRSQVAYSNNINSKEFFGIVKTHLSSDGIVMVGGQYDPVKTKTLHLALPEIRCYKFFLLGALKPFSVNEEAASRYLTTFNNWQVKNILEQNSYIGDYFSMSIQFCNYPCNTDWKPVNEYYLGKEYKIQKCIHEGKGQKENN; encoded by the coding sequence ATGAAAAAAACAACTGCATTTTCATTATTAATAATTTTACTTGTATTTTTTCTTTCAGGCGCTGCTGCGCTCATCTATCAGGTTGCCTGGCAGCGATTGCTTACGGTGTATTATGGAGTGGGATTTTATTCAGTCACTCTTATTGTGAGCATTTATATGTTCGGGATGGGAATTGGCGGATATGTGGGAGGAAAATTATCGGAGAAGGTCAAAGAAAAAATAAAACTTTATTTGGGCATAGAAATTTTAATCGGGTTGTTCGGAGTTGCAAGCCCATACATTCTTGATTTCATAGGACAGAAAACTGCCGGAGTGAATTATTTTTTTACAGCAGTATTATTATTTCTTTTTCTTTCGCTTCCCACTTTGTTGATGGGTGCAACGCTGCCACTTCTTGTAAAAATATATAATCGCATTCGGAAAGATTTTTTTCGCAGTGTCAGCCGTTTATATTTTGTAAATACGCTGGGTGCTGCAAGCGGTGCGCTGTTCGCAACTTTTTTTATCATTTCATTTTTTGGTTTAGATACTGCAGTTTATTGTGCATCAGCGCTGAATTTATTCATCGGCATGATAGTATATTTTTCGGGAAAAAAATTTCAAACCGAATTTTCTTCTTCGGAACAGGAAAACGCTAATCTGCCGGATGGGAGCAAAAACTTTATTCCAATTCATTTAACATATTTAATTGTTTTCATTACGGGTTTTGCTGCAATCGGGTATGAACTTGTTTGGTTCCGCATCATAAGTATTCTTACAAAAGATTCTGCTTACGCATTTTCTACAGTGCTTTTTGTCTATTTGCTCGGTCTTGCGATTGGAAGTTATTTTGTAAATAACATAACTAAAAAATTTTCTTTTCATAAGAAAAAGAATTTTTATTTCATGCTGCAATTTTTGCTCGGGTTATTTGTAATAGTTTCATTTTATTTATTCTATCAATTAAATACTTTTCCAAATTATTTTTCTGCAATTACCGATGAGTCATTTAACAATGACACGCATCCTTTGTTTAATTCATCTCATGGAATACGGGAGTTCGTAATCAACTATGATATCTTTTTCTATCCCTTGTTATTTGTTTTGATTCCCACCATCATCATGGGTGCAAGTTTTCCTTTAATAAATGAAATCACCAAGAGAAAAATAAATGCCGAAGGAAATACTGTTGGAAATATTTATTTTTTCAATGTGCTCGGAAATGTAATGGGCGGAATGCTTACCGGGTTTGTTCTTTTGCCTCTGATAAAAACATCGGGAACGCTTGCGGTGTTTTCTTCGGTGAACACGCTTTTCCTGCTGGGAACAATTAGAAGAAAACAAAATAAAATACCTGCAATAATTCTTGCAGCAATTCTCATCATTTTCAACTTTCTTGCTTTTCCCGATAATTATTCTTTTTATTCTTCTATTCATTCAAATTATCCGCATAAATTCAAAAGCAATAATCATAAGACCGCGCTGGAAGAGGGAAGACAATCCGTCATCGTTACTTATTACAATGATACATCCGTGTATAGAAATTTTATTAATGGAAGCAGTCATGGTTTTCGCCCCGGATATACTTATTATTATGAATGCCTGGAAAGCATCCGGTATGCAAAGAAGGCAGAAAATATTTTGATAATAGGTTTTGGCGCGGGCTCAATCACTGAAGCATTTTTGAAATTCCCCAGTACAAAAAAAGTAACTCTTGTTGAAATTAATAAAACGCTGTTGGATAATTTCGCAAAAATTCCGGAGATAAAAAATATTTTGTTTCATCCGAAACTTATTACCGTCATTGAGGATGGCAGGCGTTTTCTTAACAGTGTAAATGAAAAGTTCGATATTATTTTGCTGGACCCGCTACGTTCACAGGTGGCATACAGCAACAATATTAACTCCAAAGAATTTTTCGGGATTGTAAAAACACATTTATCTTCCGATGGAATTGTGATGGTTGGCGGACAATATGATCCCGTAAAAACTAAAACCCTCCATCTTGCTTTGCCTGAAATCAGATGCTATAAATTTTTTTTACTGGGAGCATTGAAACCATTTTCAGTTAATGAGGAAGCGGCAAGCAGGTATTTGACTACATTTAACAACTGGCAGGTGAAAAATATTTTAGAACAAAATTCTTATATCGGAGATTATTTCAGTATGAGTATTCAATTCTGTAATTATCCGTGCAACACCGATTGGAAACCCGTGAATGAATATTATCTCGGCAAGGAATATAAAATTCAGAAATGTATTCATGAAGGAAAAGGACAAAAAGAAAATAATTAA
- a CDS encoding AbrB/MazE/SpoVT family DNA-binding domain-containing protein — protein sequence MEKSIFQVTLTGGIITFPADLLKQTNLKEGDVLDIEVQSGNRFTLIREAAHRDLFKPGAQVTRQQVETYLSNHGFHPSSNDPDVWEAPIKRNTAEAKSLGKLYTVSVNVPDLVGDPRRFAAFIRRHP from the coding sequence ATGGAAAAATCCATTTTTCAGGTTACCTTAACGGGCGGCATCATCACCTTTCCTGCTGACTTGCTCAAGCAGACCAACCTCAAAGAAGGCGATGTGCTCGATATTGAAGTGCAAAGCGGAAACCGCTTTACGCTCATACGCGAAGCAGCTCACCGCGACCTGTTCAAACCGGGCGCGCAGGTAACCAGGCAGCAGGTGGAAACGTATCTGAGCAATCACGGATTCCACCCTTCCAGTAACGACCCGGATGTGTGGGAGGCGCCCATCAAGCGCAATACTGCCGAAGCAAAGTCGCTGGGTAAGTTGTACACCGTGTCGGTGAATGTTCCCGACCTGGTGGGCGACCCGCGCAGGTTTGCCGCGTTCATACGCAGGCATCCTTAA